From the Myxococcales bacterium genome, one window contains:
- a CDS encoding polysaccharide biosynthesis tyrosine autokinase, with protein sequence MSKSAVSAPEPEALSASIRRYLEILRKRLWVVIACVAVGVTGAVLYTMRLPKIYQASATIVVNPQAPRVFGNQADEVFELGTGSYWSNQEYYNTQLDIIAGFPLARETVQQPYRDGSYVDRLVPKTAYPQLADTERIDLAADLLKGKLSATQAKESRIVAINVRDVDGALAQALANEHVKSYVGYMRGKRSKGSGQVSKFLAGEGDAAELDLRDAEQKLYEFRKAHDILSVSLEDKQSILAADITRYSAALGDARVKRTELGSQLRKAQSLKGEEVMESPVFALVGASDAYDTLKNQYQLEKQKLDEVKSLWGPKSDNFTQQERKVAQIYAGLEAEVRRAVRELDVRHAAAQATESALVAELERLKQEAIALGPLAIDYNRLARQQKSAEDNLNMLRGRLRTSEQEGRNEQTNVEEHEPARGAYLVYPRMSVNVTLALMGTLLLGVGLAFLLDYLDRTIKTAADVERLVGAPLLGIIPIVTEVHGDDPKSQIDRDLYVFRNPTSQAAECCRSIRTNILFSAADRPMKTITVSSPRPREGKTTSTLYMGTIMAQSGQRVLMVDTDLRRPRLHKSLGVSKNRGLTNLILGDASIDDVIKSTDIPNLYILPCGPQPPNPAELLLTNRFKQVLAELETRFDRILLDSPPVLAVTDAVVLARLSSGVMLVAQAGKTLLDDVAHSARQFRDIDAPILGVILNDMDITDRRYGGYYYAYGGYGENSPTPPAEAEAS encoded by the coding sequence GTGTCGAAGTCTGCCGTGTCCGCCCCCGAGCCCGAGGCCCTGTCCGCGAGCATCCGGCGCTACCTCGAGATCCTCCGCAAGCGCCTGTGGGTCGTGATCGCGTGCGTCGCCGTCGGCGTCACCGGCGCCGTGCTCTACACGATGCGCCTGCCCAAGATCTACCAGGCCAGCGCGACGATCGTGGTCAACCCGCAGGCGCCGCGGGTGTTCGGGAACCAGGCCGACGAGGTGTTCGAGCTCGGCACCGGCAGCTACTGGTCGAATCAGGAGTACTACAACACCCAGCTCGACATCATCGCGGGCTTCCCGCTGGCGCGCGAGACCGTCCAGCAGCCGTACCGCGACGGCAGCTACGTCGACCGCCTGGTCCCGAAGACCGCGTATCCGCAGCTCGCCGACACCGAGCGGATCGACCTCGCCGCCGACCTGCTCAAGGGCAAGCTGTCCGCGACCCAGGCCAAGGAGAGCCGGATCGTCGCGATCAACGTGCGCGACGTCGACGGGGCGCTGGCGCAGGCGCTGGCCAACGAGCACGTCAAGTCGTACGTGGGCTACATGCGCGGCAAGCGCTCCAAGGGCTCGGGCCAGGTGTCGAAGTTCCTCGCCGGCGAGGGCGACGCCGCCGAGCTCGACCTGCGCGACGCCGAGCAGAAGCTGTACGAGTTCCGCAAGGCCCACGACATCCTGTCGGTGTCGCTCGAGGACAAGCAGTCGATCCTCGCCGCTGACATCACCCGCTACAGCGCCGCGCTGGGCGACGCCCGGGTCAAGCGCACCGAGCTGGGCAGCCAGCTGCGCAAGGCCCAGTCGCTCAAGGGCGAGGAGGTCATGGAGTCGCCGGTGTTCGCGCTGGTCGGCGCGTCCGACGCCTACGACACGCTCAAGAACCAGTACCAGCTCGAGAAGCAGAAGCTCGACGAGGTCAAGAGCCTGTGGGGGCCCAAGAGCGACAACTTCACCCAGCAGGAGCGCAAGGTCGCGCAGATCTACGCCGGCCTCGAGGCCGAGGTCCGGCGGGCCGTGCGCGAGCTCGACGTGCGCCACGCCGCCGCTCAGGCCACCGAGAGCGCGCTGGTCGCCGAGCTCGAGCGCCTCAAGCAAGAGGCGATCGCCCTGGGCCCGCTGGCGATCGACTACAACCGCCTGGCGCGGCAGCAGAAGAGCGCCGAGGACAACCTCAACATGCTGCGCGGGCGCCTGCGCACCAGCGAGCAGGAGGGCCGCAACGAGCAGACCAACGTCGAGGAGCACGAGCCCGCGCGCGGCGCGTACCTGGTGTACCCGCGCATGTCGGTCAACGTCACGCTGGCGCTCATGGGCACGCTCCTGCTCGGCGTCGGCCTGGCGTTCCTGCTCGACTACCTCGACCGGACGATCAAGACCGCCGCCGACGTCGAGCGCCTGGTCGGGGCGCCGCTGCTCGGCATCATCCCGATCGTGACCGAGGTCCACGGCGACGATCCCAAGTCGCAGATCGATCGCGACCTGTACGTGTTCCGCAACCCGACCTCGCAGGCGGCCGAGTGCTGCCGCTCGATCCGCACCAACATCCTGTTCTCGGCCGCCGACCGGCCGATGAAGACGATCACCGTGTCGAGCCCGCGGCCGCGCGAGGGCAAGACCACGTCGACGCTCTACATGGGCACGATCATGGCCCAGAGCGGCCAGCGCGTGCTGATGGTCGACACCGACCTGCGCCGCCCGCGCCTGCACAAGTCGCTGGGCGTGTCGAAGAACCGCGGCCTCACCAACCTGATCCTCGGCGACGCCAGCATCGACGACGTGATCAAGTCGACCGACATCCCCAACCTGTACATCCTGCCGTGCGGGCCGCAGCCGCCCAACCCGGCCGAGCTGCTCCTGACCAACCGCTTCAAGCAGGTGCTGGCCGAGCTCGAGACCCGGTTCGATCGCATCCTGCTCGACTCGCCGCCGGTGCTGGCGGTGACCGACGCGGTCGTGCTGGCGCGGCTGTCGTCGGGCGTGATGCTCGTGGCCCAGGCCGGCAAGACGCTGCTCGACGACGTCGCCCACTCGGCGCGGCAGTTCCGCGACATCGACGCGCCGATCCTGGGCGTGATCCTCAACGACATGGACATCACCGACCGCCGCTACGGCGGCTACTACTACGCCTACGGCGGCTACGGCGAGAACTCGCCGACCCCGCCGGCCGAGGCCGAGGCGTCGTGA
- a CDS encoding polysaccharide export protein, producing the protein MPRVALVLILAVSLIAACGDPTPSRYPTQSFYTEDTRLGPDDQLDVMVYLGGGAQKLEDVSKVYGVSADGSISFPMIGTVMVAGRSPGDVEEELRARLADGYIVNPNVTVQVKEYKSKKVSITGEVRKPGTLTWRPGMTINEAVSEANGFTAMAKPNAVVVTRRNDQDGVIKFTVPVERIFNNKYAQFYMRPGDSVYVPKRLW; encoded by the coding sequence ATGCCTCGGGTCGCCCTCGTCCTCATCCTCGCCGTCAGCCTCATCGCCGCTTGCGGCGATCCGACGCCGAGCCGGTATCCGACCCAGAGCTTCTACACCGAGGACACCCGCCTGGGCCCCGACGATCAGCTCGACGTGATGGTCTATCTCGGCGGCGGGGCGCAGAAGCTCGAGGACGTGAGCAAGGTCTACGGCGTCTCCGCCGACGGCTCGATCTCGTTCCCGATGATCGGCACCGTCATGGTCGCCGGCCGCAGCCCCGGCGACGTCGAGGAGGAGCTGCGCGCCCGCCTGGCCGACGGCTACATCGTCAACCCGAACGTGACGGTGCAGGTGAAGGAGTACAAGAGCAAGAAGGTGTCGATCACCGGCGAGGTCCGCAAGCCGGGCACGCTGACGTGGCGCCCGGGCATGACGATCAACGAGGCGGTGTCCGAGGCCAACGGCTTCACGGCGATGGCCAAGCCCAACGCGGTCGTCGTCACGCGCCGCAACGATCAGGACGGCGTCATCAAGTTCACCGTGCCGGTCGAGCGGATCTTCAACAACAAGTATGCGCAGTTCTACATGCGGCCGGGCGACTCGGTCTACGTGCCCAAGCGCCTGTGGTGA
- a CDS encoding tetratricopeptide repeat protein: MTAIRPRPLRARGSSWIAALVAVTVAAGSAAAQPGAEPWTQPATGPGLGVPSMAAPLTDAERAALKEVESEWARYVGQAEEHHKRLRDQLLRSFNDKTADLEARYAERIADATATKAERQRAIIEQLEKFIADHPDHQQFTPDAMFRLADLYLDVADDALDLAAADAEPLADYSKSLELWEKVVTQFPAYRQMPSVLYLLAYYGKLKDERRSMVLFLSLTCANRYHWDDVAPPVPTKEEALARIDRPELTDPYADCTPWPDADPELVRHAWVRGLADYHFTVPGELDEAISAYNKVVTAAKDSPLYAEALYKLAWSYYKRDKLIESIQRFDESVRLYDDIVAKGGIPTLELREESLQYIAIGFTDPWKGETDPDPIKAFDRAREFYNGRENEPHVRDVWEALGGAFIELQAYDQAVDSYRIALGPPWELNPRNPVVHQAIVEAYEAKGDKFAADEAAAQLATRYAPGTAWYTANEKDREAMENQRRIAERALYASARNTHLAATNLRKEYEAGGKTEPALKEEYLALYASAVKLYQTFVKQYPESDYAYEFTYYQGEALFYSERYMDAVEQYKWVRDHRDLSEAFFLDAAKSILASYEAEVAKQVAAGQLAELRVPSADELKAMPQPLQPMPIPALYIEMQAQWDDYQNVVNDPQTAPQQGINAALVSLAYLHIDDAITRMDKVMTKFCGVPEAIAAKDGLLALYEATGQLEKFTEVNNKFISQKCGDAKAIAAAQSQNRSVEFLKAGQQYGEGNFLAAAESFYRYYKIAPAADADGPTALYNAAAAYMQANRPKTAIALFKEFTQSKEKNYRESPYFLEAMRLTAASQQSVFDYDAAISTNLELYAVAKDAKKRGIKPPPPLPGEAQRTTDQIALEALYNAAFLAELNRDFKKAVDLFGKYDKEETDRGKRSDAAWEVVMIYKTSGDITSLVAAAERWRKAFGADAGNEDKFVQSYYDTAALWRRKGKTRDAEAAGTQTTTAWVTRGKIKSGKGAKLAGEWTLYFAEKYFTATFQTYKITEVAKTIDRSKAIKAALEKVTLAAQDKYVALDEYGVAEYSMAAKVRFGETLSQFAEKLAQAPTPKYVLDMDKKNPDAGAVSAYEEGLARNLAKYVDQAKLQWTEVVNLAKKNGISNKWSQLALENLNREFPDEFPVLHQELFTGTEAP, encoded by the coding sequence GTGACCGCGATCCGCCCTCGTCCGCTGCGCGCGCGCGGCTCCTCCTGGATCGCCGCGCTGGTGGCGGTCACCGTCGCGGCCGGCTCGGCCGCGGCCCAGCCCGGCGCCGAGCCGTGGACCCAGCCCGCGACCGGCCCCGGCCTGGGCGTGCCGTCGATGGCGGCGCCGCTCACCGACGCCGAGCGCGCGGCGCTCAAGGAGGTCGAGTCCGAGTGGGCCCGCTACGTCGGCCAGGCCGAGGAGCACCACAAGCGGCTGCGCGATCAGCTGCTGCGGTCGTTCAACGACAAGACCGCCGACCTCGAGGCCCGCTACGCCGAGCGGATCGCCGACGCCACCGCCACCAAGGCCGAGCGCCAGCGCGCGATCATCGAGCAGCTCGAGAAGTTCATCGCCGATCACCCCGATCATCAGCAGTTCACGCCCGACGCGATGTTCCGGCTGGCCGACCTGTACCTCGACGTCGCCGACGACGCCCTCGACCTCGCCGCCGCCGACGCCGAGCCGCTCGCCGACTACAGCAAGTCGCTCGAGCTGTGGGAGAAGGTCGTCACGCAGTTCCCGGCCTACCGGCAGATGCCGTCGGTGCTGTACCTGCTCGCCTACTACGGCAAGCTCAAGGACGAGCGCCGGTCGATGGTCCTGTTCCTGTCGCTGACCTGCGCCAACCGGTACCACTGGGACGACGTCGCGCCGCCGGTCCCGACCAAGGAGGAGGCGCTCGCGCGGATCGATCGGCCCGAGCTGACCGATCCCTACGCCGACTGCACGCCGTGGCCCGACGCCGATCCCGAGCTGGTCCGCCACGCCTGGGTCCGCGGCCTGGCCGACTACCACTTCACCGTCCCCGGCGAGCTCGACGAGGCCATCTCGGCCTACAACAAGGTCGTCACCGCCGCCAAGGACTCGCCGCTCTACGCCGAGGCCCTCTACAAGCTGGCGTGGTCCTACTACAAGCGCGACAAGCTGATCGAGTCGATCCAGCGGTTCGACGAGTCGGTCCGGCTCTACGACGACATCGTCGCCAAGGGCGGCATCCCGACCCTCGAGCTGCGCGAGGAGTCGCTGCAGTACATCGCGATCGGCTTCACCGACCCGTGGAAGGGCGAGACGGATCCCGATCCGATCAAGGCGTTCGACCGCGCGCGCGAGTTCTACAACGGCCGCGAGAACGAGCCGCACGTGCGCGACGTCTGGGAGGCGCTCGGCGGCGCGTTCATCGAGCTGCAGGCCTACGACCAGGCGGTCGACTCGTACCGCATCGCCCTGGGCCCGCCGTGGGAGCTCAACCCCCGCAACCCGGTCGTCCACCAGGCGATCGTCGAGGCCTACGAGGCCAAGGGCGACAAGTTCGCCGCCGACGAGGCCGCGGCCCAGCTCGCGACCCGGTACGCGCCGGGCACGGCCTGGTACACCGCGAACGAAAAAGACCGCGAGGCGATGGAGAACCAGCGGCGGATCGCGGAGCGCGCGCTGTACGCCTCGGCCCGCAACACCCACCTGGCCGCGACCAACCTGCGCAAGGAGTACGAGGCCGGCGGCAAGACCGAGCCGGCGCTCAAGGAGGAGTACCTGGCGCTCTACGCCTCGGCGGTGAAGCTCTACCAGACCTTCGTCAAGCAGTACCCCGAGAGCGACTACGCCTACGAGTTCACCTACTACCAGGGCGAGGCGCTGTTCTACAGCGAGCGCTACATGGACGCGGTCGAGCAGTACAAGTGGGTGCGCGATCACCGGGACCTGTCGGAGGCGTTCTTCCTCGACGCCGCCAAGAGCATCCTGGCGAGCTACGAGGCCGAGGTCGCCAAGCAGGTGGCCGCCGGCCAGCTGGCCGAGCTGCGGGTGCCGAGCGCCGACGAGCTCAAGGCCATGCCGCAGCCGCTGCAGCCGATGCCGATCCCGGCGCTGTACATCGAGATGCAGGCGCAGTGGGACGACTACCAGAACGTCGTCAACGATCCCCAGACCGCGCCGCAGCAGGGCATCAACGCCGCGCTGGTGAGCCTGGCGTACCTGCACATCGACGACGCGATCACGCGCATGGACAAGGTCATGACCAAGTTCTGCGGCGTGCCCGAGGCGATCGCCGCCAAGGACGGCCTGCTGGCCCTGTACGAGGCCACCGGGCAGCTCGAGAAGTTCACCGAGGTCAACAACAAGTTCATCAGCCAGAAGTGCGGCGACGCCAAGGCGATCGCCGCGGCCCAGAGCCAGAACCGCTCGGTCGAGTTCTTGAAGGCCGGGCAGCAGTACGGCGAGGGCAACTTCCTCGCCGCCGCCGAGAGCTTCTACCGCTACTACAAGATCGCCCCGGCCGCCGACGCCGACGGCCCGACCGCGCTCTACAACGCCGCCGCGGCCTACATGCAGGCCAACCGGCCCAAGACCGCGATCGCGCTGTTCAAGGAGTTCACGCAGAGCAAGGAGAAGAACTACCGGGAGAGCCCGTACTTCCTCGAGGCGATGCGGCTCACCGCCGCGAGCCAGCAGAGCGTGTTCGACTACGACGCGGCGATCTCGACCAACCTCGAGCTGTACGCGGTGGCCAAGGACGCCAAGAAGCGCGGCATCAAGCCGCCGCCGCCGCTGCCGGGCGAGGCCCAGCGCACGACCGATCAGATCGCCCTCGAGGCGCTCTACAACGCCGCGTTCCTGGCCGAGCTCAACCGCGACTTCAAGAAGGCGGTCGACCTGTTCGGCAAGTACGACAAGGAGGAGACCGACCGCGGCAAGCGCAGCGACGCCGCCTGGGAGGTCGTCATGATCTACAAGACCTCGGGCGACATCACCAGCCTGGTGGCGGCGGCCGAGCGCTGGCGCAAGGCCTTCGGCGCCGACGCCGGCAACGAGGACAAGTTCGTCCAGTCGTACTACGACACCGCGGCGCTGTGGCGGCGCAAGGGCAAGACCCGGGACGCCGAGGCCGCGGGCACGCAGACCACGACCGCGTGGGTGACGCGCGGCAAGATCAAGAGCGGCAAGGGCGCCAAGCTGGCCGGCGAGTGGACCCTGTACTTCGCCGAGAAGTACTTCACCGCCACCTTCCAGACCTACAAGATCACCGAGGTCGCCAAGACCATCGACCGGTCCAAGGCCATCAAGGCGGCGCTCGAGAAGGTGACGCTCGCGGCCCAGGACAAGTACGTGGCGCTCGACGAGTACGGCGTCGCCGAGTACTCGATGGCGGCCAAGGTGCGCTTCGGTGAGACGCTGTCGCAGTTCGCCGAGAAGCTGGCGCAGGCGCCGACGCCCAAGTACGTGCTCGACATGGACAAGAAGAACCCCGACGCCGGCGCGGTGTCGGCCTACGAGGAGGGCCTGGCCCGCAACCTGGCCAAGTACGTCGACCAGGCCAAGCTGCAGTGGACCGAGGTGGTCAACCTCGCGAAGAAGAACGGGATCTCGAACAAGTGGAGCCAGCTCGCCCTCGAGAACCTCAACCGGGAGTTCCCCGACGAGTTCCCGGTGCTGCACCAGGAGCTGTTCACCGGCACGGAGGCCCCATGA
- a CDS encoding TerB family tellurite resistance protein, with translation MTSTDRLLPLCDLLLGAAHADGRLDQRERDAVRDLLTELCDGAVPPEIEACIAGFDPARFDLRAAAAPFRGDSIDDRKRVLYLVDAVNDADEELDLAEDTFLRALASALDLPATALAGLTVEVEVEVDLKGALAKVRKGPPPIPGASVDVDLS, from the coding sequence ATGACGTCGACCGACCGCTTGCTGCCCCTGTGCGATCTGCTGCTCGGCGCGGCCCACGCGGACGGCCGGCTCGATCAGCGCGAGCGCGACGCCGTCCGCGACCTGCTGACCGAGCTGTGCGACGGCGCGGTGCCGCCGGAGATCGAGGCCTGCATCGCGGGGTTCGACCCGGCCCGGTTCGACCTGCGCGCGGCGGCGGCGCCGTTCCGCGGCGACTCGATCGACGACCGCAAGCGCGTCCTGTACCTGGTCGACGCCGTGAACGACGCCGACGAGGAGCTCGACCTGGCCGAGGACACGTTCCTGCGCGCGCTCGCGTCGGCGCTCGACCTGCCCGCGACCGCGCTGGCCGGGCTGACCGTCGAGGTCGAGGTCGAGGTCGACCTCAAGGGCGCGCTGGCGAAGGTCCGCAAGGGCCCGCCGCCGATCCCGGGCGCGTCGGTCGACGTCGACCTGTCGTGA
- a CDS encoding AgmX/PglI C-terminal domain-containing protein, which produces MLLGGKIVEERLIRGRADVTVGQSSKNTFSVPLEGLPREWTLFKSHEGTYSLDFTGQMDGRLSDGDKVQTLAVAREGGARRIGDHFSLPLGDHARGKVSIGDLTLLFQFVTEPPLQPRPLLPHSVRGTLADRIDPRLAVIVAASVALHFGFMIAAMQWDPPGSGGIAYRAAKQTFAEDSVPVSFDQPLAIPEQGDEGKAEDKPAEKEPDKGPDKKPAGDKKPTSDKPADSGGGRDKNDAVALQEQAGAAADALFSDDETGSGVAGAMASRAPGSDLGKQLDEVAKSGATTSIGGTGGRSTRGTGDPRVGTGTGPGVTGPGGPVSATGPDGKTGEKVPTGRITATDKKTFDDSTLTPDAVLRKILSAYMAGLKRCHKELLKTDPTARGKIKLSFTVNESGRTVSPKANGFADSLDSCIQGQMGNWRFDIPKDGDGEPTDASFEIALQLVPE; this is translated from the coding sequence GTGCTGCTCGGCGGCAAGATCGTCGAGGAGCGGCTGATCCGCGGCCGCGCCGACGTCACCGTCGGCCAGTCGAGCAAGAACACGTTCTCGGTGCCGCTCGAGGGCCTGCCCCGCGAGTGGACGCTGTTCAAGTCCCACGAGGGCACCTACTCGCTCGACTTCACCGGCCAGATGGACGGCCGCCTGTCCGACGGCGACAAGGTCCAGACCCTGGCCGTGGCCCGCGAGGGCGGCGCCCGGCGGATCGGCGATCACTTCAGCCTGCCGCTCGGCGACCACGCCCGCGGCAAGGTGTCGATCGGCGACCTGACGCTCCTGTTCCAGTTCGTCACCGAGCCGCCGCTGCAGCCGCGGCCGCTGCTGCCGCACTCGGTGCGCGGCACGCTCGCCGATCGCATCGACCCGCGCCTGGCGGTGATCGTGGCCGCGTCGGTCGCGCTGCACTTCGGCTTCATGATCGCCGCGATGCAGTGGGATCCGCCCGGCTCGGGCGGCATCGCCTACCGCGCGGCCAAGCAGACCTTCGCCGAGGACAGCGTGCCGGTCTCCTTCGATCAGCCGCTCGCGATCCCCGAGCAGGGCGACGAGGGCAAGGCCGAGGACAAGCCCGCGGAGAAGGAGCCCGACAAGGGGCCCGACAAGAAGCCGGCCGGCGACAAGAAGCCCACCTCCGACAAGCCCGCCGACAGCGGCGGCGGTCGCGACAAGAACGACGCGGTGGCGCTGCAGGAGCAGGCCGGGGCCGCGGCCGACGCGCTGTTCTCCGACGACGAGACCGGCAGCGGCGTCGCGGGCGCGATGGCGTCGCGCGCGCCGGGCTCGGACCTCGGCAAGCAGCTCGACGAGGTCGCCAAGAGCGGCGCGACCACGTCGATCGGTGGCACCGGCGGCCGCAGCACCCGCGGCACCGGGGATCCTCGGGTCGGCACCGGCACCGGGCCCGGCGTCACCGGCCCCGGCGGCCCGGTCAGCGCGACCGGCCCCGACGGCAAGACCGGCGAGAAGGTCCCGACCGGTCGCATCACCGCGACCGACAAGAAGACGTTCGACGACTCGACGCTCACGCCCGACGCGGTGCTGCGCAAGATCTTGAGCGCGTACATGGCCGGCCTCAAGCGGTGCCACAAGGAGCTGCTCAAGACCGACCCGACCGCGCGCGGCAAGATCAAGCTGTCGTTCACGGTCAACGAGAGCGGCCGCACCGTCAGCCCCAAGGCCAACGGCTTCGCCGACAGCCTCGACAGCTGCATCCAGGGTCAGATGGGCAACTGGCGCTTCGACATCCCCAAGGACGGCGACGGCGAGCCCACCGACGCGTCGTTCGAGATCGCGCTGCAGCTCGTCCCCGAGTGA
- a CDS encoding O-antigen ligase family protein, which translates to MRSRDRYALVATAIALALAGALVGGATRWAACVAALAAIATAAAHLTSRRTASRPSLLVVLVALAFGVTALQLVPLPEAIATIVAPEKWALVTEHASALGERPPRWVVTSQDPPATLVELAKLAGYLALAWGATRIAAQRRSRPWLAAAAVGAATLVALIGLAHRVVGATRLYGVFAMPVPGLVPAPLINVNHLASLTALAVPLAIGLGLTWRGGRRMTAFGAALVLAATALLTSSRGGAVGLVAGLVVAAVVLVAQRRAGVVDDNRRAPASVTVPAVVVAACALTLFGVVAARDVAMELHDTRLEELSESNSKYQVWSAAAPMIVDNHWLGVGHGAFEDAFARRAEVGGVTYSHAENTYLQAAIDWGVPGAVALLLALAALARAAIARWRHGPLEAGALGALAAVAIHDLADFSLEMPVVAMTTIAVAALLAPARLGVDDARAPVPRRLVGARGALLAAAALAVALAASPLARSGRVERAALPPASASTALAASTRVLRRHPADGLAAGHVAAAMFARQDPRAGRLIGRALYLRPRHGGLHLLAARILARSQRAGQAAVEYARAIELARDVGPLIDEVLARLPGVDDDGVPEAARAMPGERRQIGRVGSALMMRGRHDVAFAYAKRVVSLDPARYEAQFILALAARALGRHGDALAAADAAHRLKPGPMTALARAQALAALSRGPEAIAQLNDAPPPETPSQRVQLAAALAGLQRAAGDLAGARETLAVAAARLGDTPTFEAQIRRSLASVEDALGHANQATWERRRADELDPPKDSGGVRDP; encoded by the coding sequence ATGCGCAGCCGTGATCGCTACGCGCTCGTCGCCACGGCGATCGCGCTCGCGCTGGCGGGCGCGCTCGTCGGCGGCGCGACCCGCTGGGCCGCGTGCGTCGCGGCGCTGGCGGCGATCGCGACCGCGGCCGCGCACCTGACCTCGCGCCGCACCGCCAGCCGCCCCAGCCTGCTGGTGGTGCTGGTCGCGCTCGCGTTCGGCGTCACCGCGCTGCAGCTGGTGCCGCTGCCCGAGGCCATCGCCACGATCGTCGCGCCCGAGAAGTGGGCGCTGGTGACCGAGCACGCGAGCGCGCTCGGCGAACGGCCGCCGCGGTGGGTCGTGACGTCGCAGGATCCGCCGGCGACGCTCGTCGAGCTGGCGAAGCTGGCCGGGTACCTGGCGCTGGCGTGGGGCGCGACCCGCATCGCCGCCCAGCGTCGGAGCCGGCCGTGGCTGGCCGCCGCCGCGGTCGGCGCGGCGACGCTGGTGGCCCTGATCGGCCTGGCCCACCGCGTGGTCGGGGCCACGCGGCTCTACGGCGTCTTCGCGATGCCGGTGCCGGGCCTGGTCCCGGCGCCGCTGATCAACGTGAACCACCTCGCCAGCCTGACCGCGCTGGCGGTGCCGCTGGCGATCGGCCTGGGGCTGACCTGGCGCGGCGGGCGCCGCATGACCGCGTTCGGGGCCGCGCTCGTGCTGGCCGCGACGGCGCTGCTCACGTCGTCGCGCGGCGGCGCGGTCGGGCTGGTGGCCGGGCTGGTGGTCGCGGCGGTCGTGCTGGTGGCCCAGCGCCGGGCCGGCGTCGTCGACGACAACCGCCGGGCGCCGGCGTCGGTGACCGTCCCGGCGGTGGTGGTCGCGGCGTGCGCGCTGACGCTGTTCGGCGTGGTCGCGGCCCGGGACGTCGCGATGGAGCTCCACGACACCCGGCTCGAGGAGCTGTCCGAGTCGAACAGCAAGTACCAGGTGTGGTCGGCGGCGGCGCCGATGATCGTCGACAACCACTGGCTCGGCGTCGGCCACGGCGCGTTCGAGGACGCGTTCGCGCGACGGGCCGAGGTCGGCGGGGTCACGTACTCGCACGCCGAGAACACCTACCTGCAGGCGGCGATCGACTGGGGCGTGCCCGGCGCGGTCGCGCTCTTGCTGGCGCTGGCGGCGCTGGCGCGCGCGGCGATCGCGCGCTGGCGCCACGGGCCGCTGGAGGCCGGCGCGCTCGGGGCGCTGGCCGCGGTCGCGATCCACGATCTCGCCGACTTCAGCCTCGAGATGCCGGTGGTGGCGATGACCACGATCGCGGTCGCGGCGCTGCTCGCGCCGGCGCGGCTCGGGGTCGACGACGCGCGCGCGCCGGTGCCAAGGCGCCTGGTCGGTGCGCGCGGCGCGCTGCTCGCGGCGGCGGCGCTGGCGGTGGCGCTGGCGGCGTCGCCCCTGGCCCGGTCGGGTCGAGTCGAGCGCGCGGCGCTGCCGCCGGCCTCGGCGTCGACCGCGCTGGCCGCCTCGACCCGCGTGCTCAGGCGCCACCCCGCCGACGGGCTCGCCGCCGGCCACGTCGCCGCGGCGATGTTCGCGCGCCAGGATCCTCGGGCCGGGCGCCTCATCGGGCGCGCGCTGTACCTGCGGCCCCGCCACGGCGGCCTGCACCTGCTGGCCGCGCGCATCCTCGCGCGCTCGCAGCGCGCGGGCCAGGCCGCGGTCGAATACGCGCGGGCGATCGAGCTGGCGCGCGACGTCGGGCCGCTGATCGACGAGGTCCTGGCGCGCCTGCCCGGGGTCGACGACGACGGCGTCCCCGAGGCCGCGCGGGCCATGCCGGGCGAACGGCGTCAGATCGGGCGCGTCGGCTCGGCGCTCATGATGCGTGGCCGCCACGACGTCGCGTTCGCCTACGCCAAGCGCGTGGTCAGCCTCGATCCCGCGCGCTACGAGGCCCAGTTCATCCTGGCCCTCGCCGCCCGGGCGCTGGGGCGCCACGGCGACGCGCTGGCCGCCGCCGATGCGGCCCACCGGCTCAAGCCCGGGCCGATGACCGCGCTGGCCCGGGCCCAGGCGCTGGCGGCCCTCAGCCGTGGTCCCGAGGCGATCGCGCAGCTCAACGACGCGCCGCCGCCCGAGACGCCGTCGCAGCGGGTGCAGCTCGCGGCCGCGCTGGCCGGGCTCCAGCGCGCGGCCGGCGACCTCGCCGGCGCCCGGGAGACCCTGGCCGTGGCCGCCGCCCGGCTGGGCGACACGCCCACGTTCGAGGCTCAGATCCGCCGGTCGCTCGCCAGCGTCGAGGACGCCCTGGGCCACGCCAACCAGGCCACCTGGGAGCGACGACGGGCCGACGAGCTGGACCCGCCGAAGGATTCCGGAGGGGTACGAGACCCGTAG